tacctgaacccagcttccgccggaattgaactcaggtcgtgagcagagcttggactgcagtgctgcagctgaccactccGCACCACGGGGTTTACTAGTGTATAGATTTCCTTGCAGTCCACTTGCCAACACATACTTGTGTTAGGCATTTGGGACGCAAAGGAAGATAATTCCCTCTCTTGTTCTTTGTAAAAGGTGCTCTCCCTGGGCACCTGGAGGagttccagatgggcagccagttATAGAATGGGAAGTCACTGTGATTACTCTGTAAGAAACCACAGTACTTGGCACTTGCTCAGGGGTGGTTTAATTGCTGCTTCACACTCTCCAGAGTTGCCCTGCCATTCAAAGCAACTACTGAGCTGTAGGGCAAATAAATGGACATCTGCTCATGCTTTGTGGAGAAACAAGCTCCCACTATCAGACAGGAAAGTGGTTTAAAGCATGATTTCAGAGTGTGCTGCAaaatcttttgttttgtttacttaCAGAAAACATGATGGTTTTGAAATTATACAATGTATTCTCAGAAACTAGTCTGTTGGCTTAACCCAGTGACTTGCTAAGGGGAAGTTACAAGGTAACAAAGAAGGTTTCAGCTTTACAATAGGGTTTCACCTAGAGACAATCTGAGGaaggatttcctgcattgtgcagggggttcgactagatgatcctggagatcccttcaactccatgattctatgctTAGGATTATCAAGTACTGAATGTGGTTGGACAACACAGGCACCAATCAGAATGAAGCCTGGCAACTGTCAGCAGTTGATTGGTTGGAACCTTCCTGAGCAGGTCTATAAGGAGAGCGAAAAAGAGAAGGTGCTCACGCCAGGCAGGCAGCTGGAAGAGAGAAGTAGAAATCAACAGCTTTAGAGAGCTGGACTGATAAGAACCTAAAGGCCAGGAGAAGGAGCTCAGGCAGCCCAGGGAGGGGCTAGAAGAATGGAACCTGAACCTGAGATGGGTAGAAAGCCTCGGAAGACTCCAAGGTGATTTGATTCAACTGACTTCAAGTATCAAAAGGGTGAAAGAGCTTCTAAGTGAAGCTGCAAGGCCAACTGGGATGTCTCCGTCCACATGGCAGTAAGTGGGTGAAGTACTGGCTGGGTGGAGGAATAGAGGGATTTTGCTATCTGTTTCAAAAGGCACACTGACTCCTGGAGCCTCATCGTAGTCCTTTAAAAAGGGAGAAGGTTGGTTATAAATTTGATCCGCAGCCTTTATCAAATAAACATTTTCTTCTGCTTACATCCCATCCACGggtctctccaggttctcaaccTTACTGAGTTCTTCCCATTTGGTTTGTACATCCCATCCGTAGCTGTACTCATTTTCCATCACTGTCCTTACCTGACAGTGAGAATAATAGAGCAAAGGACAGTAAGAGAAAACAGAATAGTCTAATTTCCAAGGAACATGATTAGGGAGAGCGGATAAAACTTAAAACTCCTGGAAGTCTTACCAGGTTGTCACGAGGCTGACAAAGCATTTTTTCAGCTAGTGTCATATCTATTTTGCTTCCACATGGGCCCTGTGAAGCAACATTTTTGCCCAGTTTAGATCACAAACGGTGCGCGAACCTGAGATGCTGTTATACAGCATCTCAGccttaaatagatagatagaattaGGATAGTTGCTTCCAAGCAGAGTGGAAAAAAGGGTTGCCATGCAGGTGATGGGAGCTTCAAGTCCTATCCTTTTTGAGTCCTAAGAAACGCTTAACTGACACACAGCATTGTAGTGCTACCTTATCGCGACCATTCAAAGGAAGTGGCAATGAATACTTAAGAAGACACAACAGCAGGTGACTGTGGTGGGAAAGCACAAGAAAATCAATATGCTCACCAGAAGAACTCACTTGTAACTGACACTGAGAGCCACTAATTTCCCAACAAGGCCTTCTCCACCCTCTTGAACTTCTTAAGTTCTACAGACAATTCCCAGTATCGGAGGTACAGCCACATCAGCCTTCCATTCCGACGTTTATTGGTGTTTAGCAAGTTGCTGCAATAGGTATCGTGCCTAAAGATATCTTTCAAGCCCATCTCCATGCCCAAGTCCAAAGCAATTGGATCAGTTGCTGCTCTAATTAGCAAATTTTTCTCAATTTCCAGTCGCCGGTTTCTGGGAAGCATGAGGCTGCAGTAGATCTCCTGCCTTTCGGTGAGAGTTTCTTCAAACTCCTTGAGCAAAGCGCCAGCTCTCTTTTGCCactctgcttctttctccagaCAGCTCTGGTACAAAGCGCCAGCGgccccagaatgctgcaggatCTTTCTTTCTTGTTCCAGCTGGGCATGCTCTTTTTCCAGGGTTCTTCTTTCCTCCACCAATTTACGGCTCTGGGAGACAAGGGCTTCACGGTAACTTGACGTTCTGTTCCGTTCTTTTTCCAGTTCTAGCTCTAAGTGGGCAACCGAACGGCGATTTTCAATAATTATGTCACGGTATTTCGATTCAAGCTCTCTTTGTACTGTTGACAGTTTTTGATAGAActttttcctttcattttctaTCTCCTTCTGCGACTCTCTGGACCAGATCCATCCTGCAATTCATGAGACATAATCCACATGTAAAATTAAATGAAAAACAAACTTCTCATGATAATACTGATACATCATACacaaagatagtttcagagggcagctatGTTGATCTACGGTAGAACAGCTAGCTTtgcatccaggagcaccttagagaccaacaaatttCTGGGGTATGaacttctgagagtcaaagctcccttcatcggATCTAGCTCTCACAAATCAGTACCTTCAAAACCTCCTTTATCAAGAAATACAGTCACTTGTTTGAGATAGTTGCTGGCATGAGCCCAGATTCACTAGAatatctgaaggactgctgcGACAGAACAAGTACAGAAGTGTACCATAAAGGTTCAGCAATCAATCAAAACTGTTTTGAATTACTCAATAAGATATATGGTGGGAAAAGTCAAGGTCTGATGTGGGAGTCTGTTGGAAGAAATTCGATTTTAAAGGCTGAGACTGACATGTTAATCTTAACAGGAGTGTGAATTAGAGATTTATGGAAGATATCAGAGCTTTGGTTCAACTTACCTGGGGTATTATAAGAGGCCCTGGAGTGTAATTCAGTTCTGGCAGAGTGCCCTGTTGATGTTATAAACCTGTCTGAGTTTTCCTGGCACGTTTTGTTTCAATCTTAACATCCCACAACTCCTTCCTCAATTGTGTACGTTTTACTGAATTTTTGTTGTTCATTGTAAAAAGAAACCATCTTGTCACTGTCAATTTTACCTCCGTTATCCATTCAGGAGTAGGTGGGTTATGCTCAGGCCTAGATCTTATTCCTCAAACTCAGTTTTCTCTCTTCTGCCCATTGGGAACCCTGGTGTGGTGGGGTTGGCTGGCAATTGTGACGTGGAGAGATGATCCTGTGAAGTGGCGTTTAGCTCCCAAGGAATCCATCACAACCGCCTTGCCCTGTATTGATCTGCCTGCTGACGGGTCAATTCTTCCTCtcctaagggcaccttctttctgGGAGGCTCAGTTTCTGTTACAGCTTCAGCCTTCTGTGTGGTAGTACCCACTCTGTGGAATAACTTTCTAGAGATGTGAT
This portion of the Heteronotia binoei isolate CCM8104 ecotype False Entrance Well chromosome 10, APGP_CSIRO_Hbin_v1, whole genome shotgun sequence genome encodes:
- the CCDC127 gene encoding coiled-coil domain-containing protein 127; translation: MNNLNEPPSWNIHPNARDDGGHGSKWNYALLVPMLGLAAFRWIWSRESQKEIENERKKFYQKLSTVQRELESKYRDIIIENRRSVAHLELELEKERNRTSSYREALVSQSRKLVEERRTLEKEHAQLEQERKILQHSGAAGALYQSCLEKEAEWQKRAGALLKEFEETLTERQEIYCSLMLPRNRRLEIEKNLLIRAATDPIALDLGMEMGLKDIFRHDTYCSNLLNTNKRRNGRLMWLYLRYWELSVELKKFKRVEKALLGN